A segment of the Manis javanica isolate MJ-LG chromosome 10, MJ_LKY, whole genome shotgun sequence genome:
CATTGGAAATCGGGAGCATTTAGTAGATGCTTCAGAAAGTCCACACCTTAGGAATAGTATTAAACTAACCCAAGAACAAAGGCTAGTCTAGACCCACTCTAACAAAATTTAAGGACAAGTCTTGAAAAGATTGAACATCAATTATCTTAACTGTCTATCAATACACAGCCAAAACTTTGTAAAGAAAGGCAATACAATTCAGACACTCAACAACAGAACATCCATAAAACAATTAGTAGAAACGTTAAGAAGCAGAGAAATGTGACCACTAGGCAGAGAAAGGATATCATGAGGCAGTACAGGACATCAACAAGATGGCAGAACAGGAAACTCCAGACATTCCTTCCAACGTGGAGACAAAGATTTAACAACAATATATGAATCAGTTACCTTTGTAAGAAATCCAGGAACCAGTTGAGATTTCTAGATAGGGATATCATTGTTAGACTTGGGGACTTCATGTTTTTCTGCTTCATCTACTCATTGGGTGCCTTCTTTGTCATCAATACAAAGACAAATCTGAAACAATGTAAACAGGGAAAATTCATGCTTTACTTTATTAAAACCTAATAGGACCCAATGGAATGGGAGACCCTCCTACTCCCAGTTCAGTGAATAGATGTAATATCCTACCTCACCTCTCCTGCTGGTGACTCAGGGACTAGCTTAGAGCTTCTTCCATCCCTGCTGGAGATTCAACTGCCCTGAGTCTGGGTGCAGTGACATCAGTCTGCTCTTCAAGTGATTATGAAGAAGTGTATCTTCCATTGCTTATATTGGAGGAAGAAGAGTGGACACTTGTTGGAATAAGCCATCTGTGGTTTTGCGAAAGTGATCACCTCAGATTTGAAAGCTTATGTTGTTTAGGTGTATTCCTGAGACTGAGTACAAATTTATGCCTAATCTTTTGAAGCCAGCAGACTGCAAACAtggataaacagaaaataaatgctcatatttttttcctgaaaatggtAAAGGCTATTTTTGTAACAGACAAAAAAAGATTCCTGCACTCTAGGCAAGTACAAAGCCAAACACACTGAAGCCCAGTGGGAAAATTTCTGGCATTCATTCACCTTCTCTGGGCTTAGCATGGCATGACTGGGAGGAAACCCCCCAAATCCTGACTTCTTCCTTGAGAGGGAAAGGAATAAAATGCATTTCCAATGTTCTGATTTTTTGGATGCTACCAAGGGACTGGTTTCTGTCTTGCCTGAATCTAAGCCCGGACGGGAATGGGATGTCAGGTTGGGGGCCACTGAGAACAAAGGAATCAACGTGGCTTCGTCTAGTACCAGAGTTTGCAGTACCACAGACAGACACTAAGTGGCACTACAGTACCACAGCTTTCTACAGCATCAGAGAAGCTGAAGTATTGCAGATAGACACAAGGGGATCTTTAGTAGGAACTGGCATACCTCTTTAGGAGATTATGTGTACAAACCCAGACAGGATACATCCCCAGAAAAGGCTTTAGAGGTCTCTAGATTCTCTGCTTGGGCTGATGGAGAAAGTCTTTCTTGAATGAAACCAGACCGCAAAGACTGGGAAAGGTAGCTGAATTTAAATGAAAtcccaaaagaaaataacacaacatacttttaaatatgatacagaatttaaaacacaaaagcataaaaagtagttttaaatttatgttaGTAGTTACAAATCTTTGTTAGTGAATACACATATAGAAAGAATCATTTTCTCTGGGCACAGTAGGAGTAAATTAGAAATTCATAGTATCTGAGTATATATGTCaatatataattgacatgtaacattatgTTAGTTATAATATAATGCTATATGCTGAGcataatgttaaatattaaatattgaacataatgattcaatatttgtatatgttgtgaaatgatcaccacaataagtctaattAGCATCCATCACCACATACagctgtgaatttttttcttgtgatgagaacttttaagatctattctctcagcaactttcaaatatacaatacagtattaactatcACCACCAGCAATATACTTCTAAGTAACTCTAGTGTAAAGAAAGAAATCACAGgggaaattaggaaatatttttaattaaatgataaGAATTACATGGCGTATAAAAATTTGGGCATtgcatttgaaacaacatggatagacctaaaggtatcatgctaagtgaaataaggcaggcagtaaaagacaaataccatatatttcacttatttgtagaatttaaaaaacaaaacaaaattaacaaaatagcaatagactcatagacactgagaagtgactggtggttaccaaggagggATTGAGGTATAAAGGttgaggggataaaggggcacaaaagttctcaatcataatataagttcaTCACAgtgatggcagtacagcatggagaatatagtcaatgattttataacatcttcctgtgttgacagatagcaactgtactagtgggggtgaggatttaataaataGGTAATTGTTGAACTACTTTGTTGCATACTTGAaaaacaatataagattgtataccaatgatacttcggtaaaaaagattgtatatcaatattaATTCAATTGAAAGATTTGGGCattgcagctaaagcagtgcttagcaggaattttaaatacttacattggaaaagataaaaatttaaaatcaataatctaagcttccaCCTTAAGAGGCTACCTAAAGAATAGCTAGACAAACTTGAAGAaatagaacaaaggaaataaagagtGGACATCAATGAAATACAGAAGGAAccaacaatagagaaaaatcaataaaacaaaaaaataacctctttgaaaaaatcaataaaattgatattcAGCTAGGTTAACCCAGATTAAGCGCAAATTATCAATATGAAATAGGAGACACTACTACAGACACTATagatattaacagaataaaaaggcaatgtTGTGAACAATCATATGCCAATAAACTTGATAATTTAagtgaaatggacaaattatttgaaagataCCAATTACCAAAACTGGCACAAGAATTAATAAAAATCTGGATAACCATATatctacaaaataaattaaattcacAAGTTAAAACTTTCCCACTATGAAAACTCcagacccagatggcttcactggcaaattatttaaaattataagttaagaaataatacagaccCTTAAGAAACTCTCTCAGAAGCTAGAGGAGAAGGGAACATTTCCTAATTTGTTTTGTGGGCcagaaaaatccagaataatATTAAAATCTAACAAAGgcattatagaaaaagaaaatcacagatcagtatccctcatgaatacagacagaaaaatatccttaacaaaattttagcaaattaatTCCAGCAGTATATAAATGTGctcatatatcatgatcaagtgtgGCTTATTTCAGGAATGTAAGATTagtttaatattagaaaatgaaTCAATGTATTCACCATgttaaagaacaaaagagaaaaataaatgcagaaaaaaatgtgaaaaatttcaTAGTAATAAAAACTCTGAGTACATTACCATCTTTATTTTGATGCATAAAATGACATGATTATGTATACAGAAAATACTAGAGAAACTACAAATACCAGAACTAATGAGTGGGTTTGACAATTTTGCAGAATAcagggttaatatacaaaagctaACTTTGTGTCTATTAACTAGcaataaacaatcagaaaatgaaatttagcATGCCTTTTAAAATAACATCAAACACATggtaaatataacaaaatgtgaGCAAGATGtacacagagaaaatgagaaaacagaaattatttaGTATAATGAGAAAtataccatattcatggattagaagattcGATATTGTTAATATGTCAGCTCTTCCCAAAtttatctatagatttaatgcaatctcaAATAAAAAATTCCACCAGGATTTTTTGTTAGAAATTAGAAGAGACAAATAAAactaggaaattaaaaaatacatggaaatcaAAGGATCTGAAATGGCTAGGacaattttgtaaaagaaaacctCAAGGTTTATCAtcaagctatagtaatcaaaatagtgtagTATTAGCAAAAGATATATTATATATGGAACAAAGTAGGAGTATAGAAATTGATGAACATAACATTTTCAGTTGCTTTTTGGCAAAGATGCCAAAAGTAATTCAATAGGATGAAGggagtcttttcagcaaatgttcTGGGACAACTGGGTAGATATAAAAAACTTACTGAACAACTGtccatatagaaaaaaaaaactcaaaccaAATGCTGACCacacacaaaaactaactcaaaatataTTATACCTCTAAATGACAAATCTAAAGCGATAATGTTTCTAGAGGAAAACATAAGGGAGATGACTTGGAGTAtgtaggcaaaaatttcttagctGGGACACAGAAGACACTagatgtaaaagagaaaaatgataaattggactttatcaaagtAAACTTGCACTCTTCAAGTGATactattaagaaaatgagaaggcaAGCTATagattaagagaaaatattaactATAAATATATCTGGAAAAGAAATTGTATCTCGTACATACAAAAAACTCTTCCAACTTAGTAAGAAGACAATATGATAAAAAATGATAACATGCACTCTTTTTCCATACTCCGATTGTCTCTAGGAGGAAGAGGGAGTTGGCAATGGACCCTTACTGTATTTTCTGACTGCCTCACTTGTATTACCCCTGAGGCCTCCTTTGTTCCTGAAGTACGCTGGGGACATCCTGCTTCTAAGAACCAGCCCTACAAGAAACAAAGGTATGAACAAAGCCAGATGGGGAACAGGATCATGCTTGGAACTCACTCTGGACAGAGAACAATACCTGGTATAGATTACAGATTAGGGGAAGGGAAGGCAAAATGGGGTAAGAATATTTAAGGAAGCTGGCAGGCTCATGGTTTCTGTGTTGGCATGTCCAGTCTTTCTTCATCCCCTTCCTGGATAAAGGTGCCAGTGCCCCTGAAGTTTTCTCTACAAATAAGAGGTGGTGAAGCAGTGTGGTTGCCCCATTTCAGATTCTTGAGGGAAGCCAAAATGGTGTCCTTTGTCTCTCTGCTTTTGGTGGGCATCATgttccctgccctccaggccaAACAATTTACAAAATGCGAGCTGTCCCAGGTGCTGAGGGACATGGACGGCTATGGAAGCATCACTCTCCCTGAATGTGAGTTCCTCCTCTGCTTTGCTTCTTCCCATTCTCCATCTGCTTCTGACTtcaccctcctttccctccccttttcctctcctctttcaCTCAATTATCGAATACTCCTCATATTCTTTGCCtatctgtttacttttttatCACATTTATTCATATATCTTTCCTTTCTACCACGGTCTGATCCTTTTCGGAACTCTTCTTTCCATCTCATCAAAATGCTCTGTGATATACCATATTTGGAGGTTGGCTGGAGAGCCTTTTCCTGTCTGGGAATACAGGTCCCCATTTATGCTGTGCCTAGACATCTTTGTGACACCTCTTTCTCATCTTTCCCTCAGGGATCTGCACAATATTTCACATCAGTGGTTATGACACACAAACCATAGTCAATAATAGTGGCAGCACAGAATACGGAGTCTTCCAGATCAATAATAAACTTTGGTGCAGAGATAATCAGAACCCTCAGTCAAGGAACATCTGTGATATCTCCTGTGACAGTGAGTAGCCTTTTTTTACcctgtttctctgtttttctggagCTTACCCCTGGGATAACTTCCTTTTCGGTGTCAAACCTCTAGCTTCACTGCTTTGGATGCCACATCAACTGTGGGACTTGGATTGATAGTACCAAGTAAGGAGTTGTTAGAATTTTTCATGATCACCAAATCCAGTTAGCAGTCCCCTGAAGTTAACAGGTAGTTGATC
Coding sequences within it:
- the LALBA gene encoding alpha-lactalbumin; translated protein: MVSFVSLLLVGIMFPALQAKQFTKCELSQVLRDMDGYGSITLPEWICTIFHISGYDTQTIVNNSGSTEYGVFQINNKLWCRDNQNPQSRNICDISCDKLLDDDLTDDMMCAKKILDNEGIDYWLAHKPLCSEKLDQWLCEKL